The following coding sequences are from one Gossypium raimondii isolate GPD5lz chromosome 4, ASM2569854v1, whole genome shotgun sequence window:
- the LOC105780269 gene encoding V-type proton ATPase subunit C, whose translation MASRYWVVSLPVQNSASTLWNNLQDQISKHSFDTPLYRFNMSNLRVGTLDSLLALSDDLLKSNTFIEGVSHKIRRQIEELERVSGLEINALTVDGVPVDSYLTRFVWDEAKYPTMSPLREIVDGIHTQVAKIEDDLKVRVAEYNNVRGQLNAINRKQSGSLAVRDLSNLVKPEDIITSEHLVTLLAVVPKYSQKDWLSSYETLTTYVVPRSSKKLYEDNEYALYTVTLFGRVADNFRTSARERGFQVRDFEYSPEAQESRKQELEKLVQDQDMLRSSLLQWCYASYGEVFSSWMHFCAVRVFAESILRYGLPPSFLACVLSPSVKGEKKVRSILEGLCDSANSTYWKTEDEGGAMAGLGGDTDAHPYVSFTINIA comes from the exons ATGGCGAGCAGATACTGGGTGGTGTCTCTTCCGGTTCAGAACTCAGCCTCCACTCTTTGGAATAACTTACAGGATCAAATCTCCAAGCATTCCTTCGACACTCCTCTCTACCGA TTCAATATGTCCAATCTCCGTGTTGGAACTCTTGATTCCCTACTTGCTCTCAGTGATGATCTCTTGAAA TCCAATACCTTTATCGAAGGAGTTTCCCACAAGATCAGGAGGCAGATCGAGGAACTGGAGAGGGTATCTGGCTTGGAAATCAATGCTCTCACTGTTGATGGAGTGCCCGTTGATTCTTATCTAACCAG GTTTGTTTGGGATGAAGCAAAGTACCCAACTATGTCCCCTTTGAGGGAGATTGTTGATGGTATTCACACTCAAGTGGCAAAGATTGAGGATGATCTCAAG GTTCGTGTTGCTGAGTATAACAATGTGCGCGGGCAGCTTAATGCCATCAACCGAAAGCAAAGTGGAAG CTTGGCTGTTCGTGATCTATCTAATCTAGTGAAGCCTGAGGATATCATTACTTCGGAACACCTGGTGACTCTCCTTGCAGTTGTTCCTAAGTATTCTCAGAAGGATTGGCTGTCAAGTTACGAAACATTGACTACCTATGTG GTCCCTAGGTCCTCCAAGAAGTTGTATGAAGATAATGAATATGCTCTCTACACTGTTACATTATTTGGTCGTGTTGCAGACAATTTCAGAACTAGTGCACGTGAAAGAGGCTTCCAA GTTCGTGATTTTGAATATAGTCCAGAAGCACAAGAGAGCCGAAAGCAGGAACTAGAAAAATTGGTACAAGACCAAGATATGTTGCGAAGCTCTCTTTTGCAATGGTGCTATGCTAGTTATGGAGAG GTTTTCAGCTCCTGGATGCACTTTTGTGCTGTACGCGTCTTTGCAGAGAGCATTCTGAGATATGGTTTACCACCATCTTTCTTG GCCTGTGTTCTATCCCCATCTGTAAAGGGTGAGAAGAAAGTGCGGAGCATCCTGGAAGGGTTATGTGATAGTGCAAACAG TACATACTGGAAGACTGAAGATGAAGGTGGAGCAATGGCTGGTTTAGGAGGTGACACTGACGCCCATCCCTATGTCTCCTTCACGATCAACATTGCTTGA